In the genome of Nonlabens sp. MB-3u-79, one region contains:
- a CDS encoding glycogen synthase, with the protein MNIIHISAECYPVAKVGGLADVVGALPKYQNAQGEHASVIMPFYDLAFTKTNRFKNIGSGSVKLAEEHFKFNVLQLVDRDLGFTLYLIDIPALLFKEYVYSADDSKRFTAFQIAALQWLGTQKQLPDVIHCHDHHTGLVPFMMQYCYDFELFKNTASVLSIHNAQYQGWFSHELIGWIPAFKAEYTGLLDWDGNINPLACAIKCAWRVNTVSPSYMEELKQHANGLEGLLSHESAKCVGILNGIDTQVWDTVTDSYLVKNYTLATNTSGKKANKKWLCDTYNLDIDQPLFAFIGRLVYEKGSDLFPEAFEQVLHNQNVSILLLGSGDPKTEEELMPLKDKFKGKYNSYIGYDEKLSHIVYAGADFLLMPSRVEPCGLNQMYSLRYGTIPIVRGIGGLKDTIVDIEDSGFGLMHDGTTVEQIVSSVKRAATLYKDQVKIKKLRKQIMNIDHSWDRSARVYIQLYNSLTD; encoded by the coding sequence ATGAATATTATCCATATCAGTGCCGAGTGCTATCCAGTGGCCAAAGTAGGTGGGCTTGCAGATGTTGTGGGGGCACTTCCTAAATATCAAAACGCACAAGGAGAACATGCCAGTGTTATCATGCCCTTTTATGATCTGGCTTTTACAAAGACAAACCGCTTTAAAAATATTGGAAGTGGAAGCGTCAAATTAGCTGAAGAACATTTTAAATTTAATGTTCTCCAGCTCGTAGATAGAGACTTAGGTTTTACACTCTATTTGATTGATATTCCAGCATTGCTCTTTAAAGAATACGTCTATTCTGCTGATGATTCCAAAAGGTTTACTGCCTTTCAAATTGCTGCACTGCAATGGTTAGGTACACAAAAGCAACTGCCAGATGTGATTCACTGCCACGATCATCATACAGGACTAGTTCCTTTTATGATGCAATATTGTTACGATTTTGAGCTGTTTAAAAATACAGCCTCTGTGCTGAGCATTCACAATGCGCAGTATCAAGGATGGTTTTCTCACGAACTTATAGGCTGGATCCCTGCTTTTAAAGCAGAGTACACCGGATTGTTAGATTGGGATGGAAATATAAATCCGCTGGCATGTGCTATTAAATGTGCTTGGCGAGTCAATACCGTTTCTCCTAGTTACATGGAAGAATTAAAACAGCACGCTAATGGGTTAGAAGGTTTATTAAGTCATGAGTCTGCAAAATGTGTAGGGATTCTCAATGGTATAGATACACAAGTTTGGGATACGGTCACTGACTCCTATCTGGTAAAGAACTATACCCTAGCAACAAATACAAGTGGTAAAAAGGCCAATAAGAAATGGCTATGCGATACGTATAACCTAGATATTGATCAACCTTTATTTGCCTTTATAGGCAGGTTAGTTTATGAAAAGGGCTCTGACCTTTTTCCAGAAGCCTTCGAACAAGTGCTCCATAATCAAAATGTTTCTATCTTGTTATTAGGGTCTGGAGATCCTAAAACAGAAGAGGAGTTAATGCCTTTAAAAGATAAATTTAAAGGCAAATACAATTCGTATATAGGTTATGATGAAAAGTTGTCGCATATCGTCTACGCGGGAGCAGATTTTTTACTGATGCCATCTCGGGTAGAGCCTTGTGGTCTCAACCAGATGTATTCCTTAAGGTATGGGACTATTCCAATCGTTAGAGGTATAGGCGGATTAAAAGATACGATTGTGGATATAGAGGATAGCGGCTTTGGGTTGATGCATGACGGTACAACGGTGGAGCAAATAGTATCTTCTGTGAAAAGAGCAGCCACTCTTTATAAAGACCAGGTGAAAATCAAGAAATTAAGAAAACAAATCATGAACATAGATCATTCTTGGGATCGATCTGCAAGAGTCTATATACAACTCTATAACTCATTAACTGACTAA